Proteins from a single region of Pseudomonas sp. 10S4:
- a CDS encoding ABC transporter substrate-binding protein, which produces MIKSLLTRFAHPLAVTAIAATVATSAQAGTLSIGHTTWVGYGTLYLAQDLGYFKENGLTVELPVVEEASMYMAAQASGELSGSASTIDEVLKYRPQFCFKAVAALDDSHGGDGVLVGKDVKSLQELKGQAVAVNEGSTSQFWLSYLLKKNGMKMSDITVQNMTADDAATAFIAGRVPAAVTWEPHLSMVRSKQQGKVLIDSSSTPGVIVDVVALNCSVIEKQPEDVKALVAGLYKAVKYTREHPEEAYKIMAKGVGGYLADPKELAAAAQGVRFYDQAMSEKLFGAPGKPGDSAPLIKLANETASELQGKPYNVSNDDLIDNRFVSPL; this is translated from the coding sequence ATGATCAAGTCCTTGCTTACCCGCTTCGCTCACCCACTGGCGGTCACCGCCATCGCCGCGACGGTCGCCACCAGCGCCCAGGCCGGTACCCTTTCCATCGGCCATACCACGTGGGTCGGCTACGGCACCCTCTACCTCGCCCAAGACCTGGGCTACTTCAAGGAAAACGGTCTGACCGTCGAGTTGCCCGTCGTCGAGGAGGCCTCGATGTACATGGCCGCCCAGGCCTCGGGGGAGTTGTCAGGTTCGGCATCGACCATCGACGAAGTGCTCAAGTACCGTCCGCAGTTCTGCTTCAAGGCCGTCGCCGCGCTGGATGATAGCCATGGTGGTGATGGTGTTCTGGTCGGCAAGGACGTCAAGAGTCTTCAGGAGCTGAAGGGCCAGGCCGTGGCCGTGAACGAAGGTTCGACTTCGCAGTTTTGGCTGTCTTACCTGCTGAAAAAGAACGGCATGAAAATGAGCGACATCACCGTGCAGAACATGACCGCCGATGACGCCGCCACTGCATTTATCGCCGGTCGCGTACCGGCCGCCGTGACGTGGGAGCCGCATCTGTCGATGGTCCGCAGCAAGCAGCAGGGCAAGGTGCTGATCGACAGCAGCAGTACGCCTGGGGTGATTGTCGATGTGGTGGCGCTGAACTGTTCGGTCATCGAAAAGCAGCCAGAAGACGTGAAAGCGCTGGTGGCCGGTCTGTACAAAGCGGTCAAGTACACCCGTGAGCATCCGGAAGAAGCCTACAAAATCATGGCCAAGGGCGTCGGTGGCTACCTGGCCGATCCGAAGGAATTGGCGGCGGCCGCTCAAGGCGTGCGCTTCTACGATCAAGCCATGAGCGAAAAACTGTTCGGCGCGCCGGGCAAGCCGGGGGACAGCGCACCGTTGA
- a CDS encoding aspartate aminotransferase family protein, with translation MTTPRETRDYQAADAAHHIHAFVDQKALNDEGPRVMVRGERLHLWDNDGRRYLDGMSGLWCTNLGYGRKDLAAAATRQLEQLPYYNMFFHTTHPQVIELSELLFSLLPGHYSHAIYTNSGSEANEVLIRTVRRYWQVLGKPEKKIMIGRWNGYHGSTLAATALGGMKFMHEMGGMIPDIEHIDEPYYFAHEGNLTPSEFGLRAAQQLETKILELGADKVAGFIAEPFQGAGGMIFPPESYWPEIQRICRKYDVLLCADEVIGGFGRTGEWFAHEHFGFEPDTLSIAKGLTSGYIPMGGLILSKKIASVLVEQGGVFAHGLTYSGHPVAAAVAIANLKALRDEGVVARVKDDIGPYLQQCLREVFGNHPLVGDIQGVGMVAALQLAEDKASRKRFANENDMAWRCRTIGFEEGVIIRSTLGRMIMAPALIASREEVDELVGKTLRALDRTAQEYGRL, from the coding sequence ATGACCACACCACGTGAAACCCGCGACTACCAGGCCGCCGACGCTGCGCACCACATCCACGCATTCGTCGATCAGAAGGCACTCAATGACGAAGGCCCCCGGGTGATGGTCCGTGGCGAGCGCCTGCACCTGTGGGACAACGACGGTCGACGTTACCTCGACGGCATGTCCGGGCTGTGGTGCACCAACCTCGGTTACGGCCGCAAGGACCTGGCCGCTGCCGCGACTCGGCAGCTGGAGCAGTTGCCGTACTACAACATGTTTTTCCACACCACCCACCCGCAGGTGATCGAGCTGTCGGAGCTGCTGTTCAGCCTGCTGCCGGGGCACTACAGCCACGCGATCTACACCAACTCCGGCTCCGAAGCCAACGAGGTGCTGATCCGTACCGTGCGCCGCTACTGGCAGGTGCTCGGCAAGCCCGAAAAGAAAATCATGATTGGTCGCTGGAACGGTTACCACGGCTCGACCTTGGCCGCGACGGCGCTGGGCGGAATGAAATTCATGCACGAAATGGGTGGCATGATTCCGGACATTGAACACATCGATGAGCCGTACTATTTCGCCCACGAGGGCAACCTGACCCCGAGCGAATTTGGCCTGCGGGCGGCGCAGCAGCTGGAAACGAAGATTCTCGAACTGGGCGCGGACAAGGTCGCAGGGTTCATTGCTGAACCGTTCCAGGGCGCCGGCGGCATGATCTTTCCGCCAGAAAGCTACTGGCCGGAGATCCAGCGCATTTGTCGCAAGTACGATGTGCTGTTGTGTGCCGACGAAGTGATCGGAGGCTTTGGCCGCACCGGAGAATGGTTCGCTCATGAGCACTTTGGTTTTGAGCCGGACACCTTGTCTATTGCCAAGGGGCTGACCTCTGGCTATATCCCGATGGGCGGGTTGATCCTGTCGAAGAAAATAGCCTCGGTACTGGTGGAGCAGGGCGGGGTGTTTGCCCACGGCCTGACCTATTCCGGGCACCCGGTGGCGGCGGCGGTGGCGATTGCCAACCTCAAGGCGCTGCGCGATGAAGGCGTGGTCGCGAGGGTCAAGGATGACATCGGACCTTATCTGCAACAGTGCTTGCGCGAGGTGTTCGGCAACCATCCGCTGGTGGGCGATATCCAGGGCGTGGGCATGGTCGCGGCGCTGCAATTGGCCGAGGACAAGGCCAGCCGCAAGCGTTTCGCCAATGAAAACGACATGGCTTGGCGCTGCCGCACCATCGGCTTCGAAGAGGGCGTGATTATTCGCTCGACACTGGGGCGGATGATCATGGCGCCGGCATTGATTGCCAGCCGTGAAGAGGTTGATGAATTGGTCGGCAAAACCTTGCGCGCGCTGGATCGTACGGCGCAGGAATACGGCCGGCTCTAA
- a CDS encoding aldehyde dehydrogenase translates to MFELAYWQNKAAALQFPDQAVIDGKPRWAQSGQTFAVINPATEQCLANVAACGDEEVDAAVGNARQVFEAGSWSARSPAERKQVLLRLADLIMTHREELALLDSLNMGKPVMDAYNIDVPGAAGVFRWYAESLDKLYDQIAPSAQNVLATITREPLGVVAAVVPWNFPLDMAAWKLAPALAAGNSVILKPAEQSPFSALRLAALALEAGLPPGVLNVLPGLGEQTGKALGLHPDVDCLVFTGSTEVGKYFMQYSAQSNLKQVWLECGGKSANLVFADCQDLDLAAQKAAFGIFFNQGEVCSANSRLLVERSIHDEFVERLKVQAERWQPGDPLDPASCAGAIVDSRQTARIMRFIQSAEHLGATKVCGGRQSIFNGSDNFIQPTIFTGVRPDMPLYRDEVFGPVLAVTAFDDEAHALQLANDSVYALAASLWTDDLNRAHRVARRLRAGTVSVNSVDALDVTVPFGGGKQSGFGRDLSLHSFDKYTQLKTTWFQLRS, encoded by the coding sequence GTGTTCGAGCTTGCATATTGGCAAAATAAAGCCGCTGCGCTGCAGTTTCCCGACCAGGCTGTGATCGACGGTAAACCCCGTTGGGCGCAGTCGGGACAGACGTTCGCGGTGATCAACCCGGCGACCGAACAGTGCCTGGCCAACGTGGCCGCTTGCGGCGATGAAGAGGTGGACGCAGCCGTCGGCAATGCGCGGCAAGTGTTCGAGGCCGGCAGTTGGTCGGCGCGTTCGCCGGCCGAGCGCAAGCAAGTGCTGCTGCGCCTCGCGGACCTGATCATGACCCACCGCGAAGAACTGGCGCTGCTCGACTCGCTGAACATGGGTAAACCGGTGATGGACGCCTACAACATCGACGTGCCGGGCGCCGCCGGGGTGTTTCGCTGGTACGCCGAAAGCCTCGACAAACTCTACGACCAGATCGCCCCCAGTGCGCAAAACGTGTTGGCGACCATCACTCGCGAACCCTTGGGCGTGGTCGCTGCGGTGGTGCCGTGGAACTTTCCGCTGGACATGGCCGCCTGGAAACTCGCGCCGGCCCTCGCCGCCGGCAATTCGGTGATTCTCAAGCCCGCCGAGCAATCACCGTTTTCCGCCCTGCGCCTGGCCGCGCTGGCGCTGGAAGCCGGCCTGCCGCCGGGAGTGCTGAACGTACTGCCGGGGCTTGGCGAGCAGACCGGCAAAGCGCTCGGTTTGCACCCGGACGTTGATTGCCTGGTCTTCACCGGATCCACTGAAGTCGGCAAGTACTTCATGCAGTACTCGGCGCAATCGAACCTGAAACAGGTATGGCTGGAGTGCGGCGGCAAGAGTGCCAACCTGGTGTTCGCCGATTGCCAGGATCTGGACCTGGCCGCGCAAAAAGCCGCGTTCGGTATCTTTTTCAATCAGGGCGAAGTCTGCTCGGCCAACTCGCGACTGTTGGTGGAGCGTTCGATTCACGATGAATTCGTCGAACGCCTCAAGGTACAGGCCGAGCGCTGGCAACCGGGCGATCCGCTGGACCCGGCGAGCTGCGCCGGGGCCATTGTCGATAGCCGTCAGACTGCACGCATCATGCGGTTCATCCAGAGCGCCGAACACTTGGGCGCGACCAAAGTCTGTGGTGGCCGGCAGTCGATCTTCAACGGCAGTGACAACTTCATCCAGCCGACCATTTTTACCGGCGTGCGCCCGGATATGCCGTTATATCGCGATGAAGTATTCGGCCCGGTGTTGGCCGTCACTGCATTCGATGACGAGGCCCACGCCTTGCAACTGGCGAACGATAGCGTGTATGCCTTGGCCGCGTCGCTGTGGACCGACGACCTCAATCGCGCCCACCGTGTGGCGCGCCGACTGCGCGCTGGCACGGTGTCGGTCAACAGCGTCGATGCGCTGGATGTGACGGTGCCTTTCGGTGGTGGCAAACAGTCCGGTTTCGGCCGTGACTTGTCGCTGCATTCATTCGATAAATACACCCAGTTGAAGACCACCTGGTTTCAGCTGCGCTCATAA
- a CDS encoding LysR family transcriptional regulator: MAAYNLRQLKYFITTVECGSVAEASRKLYIAQPAISTAIKGLEDSFGVQLLIRHHAQGVSLTPSGARFYRKAQELLRMAKEFEQNALADNDVVAGQIDIGCFETVAPLYLPQLIAGFSALYPGVGIRIRDGEQQELVQGLTSGTFDLAILYEHDLDATIQTEPLMPAQRPYALLPADHRFAQLKQVSLRDLCLEPMILLDVQPSRTYFVSLFEELGLTPRIAFSSPSIEMVRGMVGQGFGFSILVTRPHSECTYDGQKVVCVDIVEDVTGSGLVAAWLKRGQLTKPAQLFADYCREQLTAKAEGSASAS; this comes from the coding sequence GTGGCTGCCTACAACCTGCGTCAATTGAAGTATTTCATCACCACCGTCGAGTGCGGCAGCGTCGCCGAGGCCTCTCGTAAGCTGTATATCGCCCAGCCGGCGATCTCCACGGCGATCAAAGGCCTGGAAGACAGCTTCGGCGTGCAACTGCTGATCCGTCATCACGCCCAGGGCGTGTCCTTGACCCCCAGCGGCGCGCGCTTCTACCGCAAGGCCCAGGAATTGCTGCGCATGGCCAAGGAGTTCGAACAGAACGCCTTGGCCGACAACGACGTGGTGGCCGGGCAAATCGATATCGGCTGCTTTGAAACTGTCGCACCGCTGTACCTGCCACAGTTGATTGCCGGGTTCTCGGCGCTGTATCCGGGGGTGGGCATCCGCATCCGCGACGGCGAGCAACAAGAGTTGGTGCAAGGCCTGACCTCGGGCACCTTTGACCTGGCGATTCTGTATGAACACGACCTCGATGCGACTATCCAAACCGAACCCTTGATGCCGGCGCAGCGGCCTTATGCATTGCTGCCGGCCGACCATCGCTTTGCTCAGCTCAAGCAAGTATCGCTGCGCGATCTATGTCTGGAACCGATGATTCTGCTGGACGTGCAACCGAGCCGGACTTACTTCGTGAGCCTGTTCGAAGAGCTGGGCCTGACGCCACGGATTGCCTTCAGCTCACCGTCGATCGAGATGGTCCGGGGGATGGTCGGGCAAGGGTTCGGCTTCTCGATCCTGGTCACGCGGCCGCATTCGGAGTGCACCTATGACGGCCAGAAAGTGGTGTGCGTGGACATCGTCGAAGACGTCACCGGCTCCGGGCTGGTGGCGGCGTGGTTGAAGCGCGGGCAGTTGACCAAACCCGCGCAATTGTTTGCCGATTATTGCCGGGAGCAGTTGACTGCCAAGGCTGAAGGATCTGCTTCGGCCTCGTGA
- the hrpB gene encoding ATP-dependent helicase HrpB produces the protein MISLPIDEVLPALREALATRHEAVLEAPPGAGKTTRVPLALLHEPWLAGQTILMLEPRRLAARAAAERLASELGEKVGETVGYRIRLDSKVGPNTRIEVVTEGILTRRLQDDPALDGVGLLIFDEFHERSLDADLALALSLNGRELFREDQPLKILLMSATLEGERLAGLLDDAPILRSEGRMYPVAMHWGRPFQPGEFIEPRLVQTILEALNDETGSVLVFLPGQAEIRRVHQQLADALGASTQILLCPLHGELDLAAQRAAIDPAPAGFRKVVLATNIAETSLTIDGVRVVVDAGLARVPRFDPGSGMTRLDTQRISRASATQRAGRAGRLEPGVCYRLWSQDQHEQLAAYASAEILSADLAGLALQLGRWGVKPGQLVWLDVPPAAAYAQAQDLLERLGALDGEALTRHGQAMAELPAHPRIGHLLLRGQALGLADMACDVAALLGERDILRGAGADLHSRLVLLSGEERAARGAQGGVQRARQLARQYRGYLRGKASELVSDPDHPRWLGALLALAYPDRVAQQRRPGGAEYRLANGRAALFAEADSLMKQPWLVIADLGSRQGQREERIYLAADFDPALFDSVLAEQVRCVDQLDWDEREGVLRAERQRKVGELILSREPLTGLDETARSQALVNLVRRKGLELLPWTPELRQWQARVALLRQLDLGSKGESEWPDVSDAALLKNLERWLMPYLGKVSRLSHFGNLDLSSIVHNQLPWPLPQRLDELAPHHLSVPSGSSIRLDYSEHPPILAVRLQELFGLAETPRIAGGRQVVKLHLLSPARRPVQVTQDLANFWRSTYAEVKKDLKGRYPKHYWPDDPLVAEATARIKPRKS, from the coding sequence ATGATTTCTTTGCCGATTGATGAAGTTTTACCCGCCCTGCGTGAAGCCTTGGCGACACGCCATGAAGCCGTGCTCGAAGCACCGCCCGGCGCCGGTAAAACCACCCGCGTGCCGTTGGCCTTGCTCCACGAGCCGTGGCTGGCCGGGCAGACCATTCTGATGCTCGAACCGCGCCGGCTGGCGGCGCGGGCAGCGGCGGAGCGCCTGGCCAGTGAGTTGGGCGAGAAGGTCGGGGAAACTGTTGGCTATCGCATTCGCCTCGACAGCAAAGTCGGCCCCAATACCCGGATCGAAGTGGTCACCGAAGGCATTCTCACCCGGCGCTTGCAGGATGATCCGGCGCTGGATGGCGTCGGTTTGCTGATCTTCGATGAATTCCACGAGCGTAGTCTTGATGCCGATCTCGCACTGGCCCTGAGTCTTAATGGCCGGGAGCTGTTTCGCGAAGACCAGCCGCTGAAAATCCTCTTGATGTCCGCGACGCTGGAAGGCGAACGCCTGGCCGGGTTGCTCGATGACGCGCCGATCCTGCGCAGCGAAGGCCGGATGTATCCGGTGGCGATGCACTGGGGCCGGCCGTTCCAGCCCGGTGAATTCATCGAGCCGCGTCTGGTGCAAACCATCCTCGAAGCCTTGAATGACGAAACCGGCAGCGTGCTGGTGTTCTTGCCGGGGCAGGCGGAAATCCGTCGGGTGCATCAACAGTTGGCGGATGCCTTGGGTGCGAGCACGCAGATTTTGCTGTGCCCGTTGCACGGTGAACTCGATCTGGCCGCGCAACGCGCCGCGATTGATCCGGCACCTGCAGGCTTTCGCAAAGTGGTGCTGGCCACCAACATCGCCGAGACCAGCCTGACCATCGACGGCGTGCGCGTCGTCGTCGATGCCGGGTTGGCACGAGTACCGCGTTTCGACCCCGGCAGCGGCATGACTCGCCTCGACACCCAGCGCATCTCCCGCGCCAGCGCCACTCAGCGCGCCGGCCGGGCCGGGCGGTTGGAGCCGGGCGTGTGTTATCGCCTGTGGTCGCAGGATCAGCATGAACAACTGGCGGCCTACGCCAGTGCGGAAATTCTCTCGGCAGACCTTGCCGGCCTGGCCTTGCAATTGGGGCGTTGGGGCGTAAAGCCTGGGCAATTGGTGTGGCTCGACGTGCCGCCGGCAGCGGCTTATGCACAGGCTCAGGATCTGCTGGAGCGCCTCGGCGCACTCGACGGCGAAGCGCTGACCCGACACGGCCAGGCCATGGCCGAACTGCCGGCGCATCCACGGATCGGGCATTTGCTGTTGCGCGGTCAGGCGCTAGGGCTGGCCGACATGGCTTGCGATGTCGCGGCCCTGCTCGGCGAGCGGGATATCTTGCGCGGCGCCGGGGCGGATCTGCACAGCCGATTGGTGCTGTTATCCGGCGAAGAACGAGCCGCACGCGGTGCTCAGGGCGGTGTGCAACGAGCCCGGCAACTCGCACGGCAGTATCGCGGCTACTTGCGCGGCAAAGCGTCGGAGCTGGTCAGCGATCCCGATCACCCGCGTTGGCTCGGTGCGCTGTTGGCGCTGGCTTATCCGGATCGAGTCGCGCAACAGCGGCGGCCCGGTGGCGCGGAATATCGTCTGGCCAATGGCCGGGCGGCGTTGTTCGCCGAGGCCGACAGTTTGATGAAACAGCCTTGGCTGGTGATCGCCGATCTGGGCAGCCGTCAGGGCCAGCGTGAAGAGCGAATATACCTGGCGGCGGATTTCGATCCGGCGTTGTTCGATTCAGTCCTGGCCGAGCAAGTACGCTGCGTCGATCAACTGGATTGGGACGAGCGCGAAGGCGTGTTGCGGGCCGAGCGTCAGCGCAAGGTCGGCGAGTTGATCCTCAGTCGCGAGCCCTTGACCGGCCTCGACGAAACCGCCCGCAGCCAGGCGTTGGTCAATCTGGTGCGGCGCAAAGGTCTGGAACTGTTGCCGTGGACCCCGGAGCTGCGTCAGTGGCAGGCGCGGGTGGCGTTGTTGCGGCAGTTGGACCTGGGCAGTAAAGGTGAGAGCGAATGGCCGGATGTCAGCGACGCCGCGTTGCTCAAGAACCTTGAACGCTGGTTGATGCCGTACCTGGGCAAGGTCTCGCGGCTCAGTCACTTCGGCAATCTCGACCTGTCGAGCATCGTCCATAACCAATTGCCGTGGCCATTGCCGCAACGGCTCGATGAGCTGGCGCCGCATCATCTGAGCGTACCGTCCGGTTCATCGATTCGGCTGGATTACAGCGAGCATCCACCGATTCTGGCGGTGCGTTTGCAGGAACTGTTCGGCCTGGCCGAAACCCCGCGCATCGCTGGCGGCCGGCAGGTGGTCAAACTGCATCTGTTATCCCCGGCGCGGCGGCCGGTGCAGGTCACCCAGGACCTGGCCAACTTCTGGCGCAGCACCTATGCCGAGGTGAAGAAGGATTTGAAGGGGCGTTATCCGAAGCATTACTGGCCGGATGATCCGTTGGTGGCCGAAGCCACCGCTAGGATCAAACCGCGTAAAAGCTGA
- a CDS encoding polyribonucleotide nucleotidyltransferase: MRIPFRLIGGVLVATLLTQVTACGSIFYPDRRGQIDGKVDPAIAVLDAVGLLFYIIPGLVAFAVDFATGAIYFEPGKTAQVAPEKLKEAIGADGKVDNHKLQTILETELGRSFPLDDPRLIQHKGSTQQLAMFGLQPAA, encoded by the coding sequence ATGCGTATCCCCTTTCGCCTGATTGGCGGTGTACTGGTCGCCACCCTGCTGACCCAGGTGACCGCCTGCGGTTCGATTTTCTACCCTGACCGTCGTGGTCAGATCGACGGCAAAGTCGACCCGGCCATCGCCGTCCTCGATGCCGTGGGTTTGCTGTTCTACATCATCCCCGGCCTGGTCGCGTTTGCCGTGGACTTCGCCACTGGCGCGATTTACTTCGAGCCGGGCAAGACCGCTCAAGTGGCGCCGGAAAAACTCAAGGAAGCGATTGGTGCTGACGGCAAGGTCGATAACCACAAGTTGCAGACCATTCTCGAAACTGAACTGGGCCGCAGCTTCCCGCTGGACGATCCACGCCTGATCCAACACAAGGGCAGCACCCAGCAACTGGCCATGTTCGGCCTGCAACCTGCCGCGTAA
- a CDS encoding cation diffusion facilitator family transporter, which yields MTTSLEHARLLRLATRASVAVACTLIVAKGIAWWLSGSVSMLAGLTDSALDGITSLLNLLAVHYALRPADDDHRYGHGKAESLSGMAQALFIGGSAVLIALQAIDRLKHPEPVGAPWLSIGVIVFSLALTLALLMLQHRVIKETGSNAVRADSLHYRSDMMLNGSILVALVLAEFGWNQLDAWFGLGIAGYILWSAVQIARESFAVLMDEELPTDVSQHMLELACGVPGVLGAHDLRTRISGNHWFVQLHLELPGELTLSVAHGISDQAADAIHAAYPRAEVLVHADPQEVVIAAKA from the coding sequence ATGACCACCAGCCTTGAACATGCTCGCCTGCTGCGGTTGGCGACCCGCGCCTCCGTGGCTGTCGCCTGTACGCTGATTGTTGCCAAAGGCATTGCCTGGTGGCTGAGCGGTTCGGTGAGCATGCTCGCCGGGCTGACCGACTCGGCGCTCGACGGCATCACCTCGCTGCTCAACTTGCTGGCGGTGCATTACGCCCTGCGCCCGGCCGATGACGATCATCGTTACGGCCACGGCAAGGCCGAATCGCTGTCGGGCATGGCCCAGGCGCTGTTTATTGGTGGCAGTGCGGTGTTGATTGCATTGCAGGCGATTGATCGGCTCAAGCATCCGGAACCGGTCGGCGCACCGTGGCTCAGCATCGGGGTGATCGTCTTTTCCCTCGCGCTGACCCTGGCGTTGCTGATGCTGCAACATCGGGTAATCAAGGAAACCGGCTCCAACGCTGTGCGCGCTGACTCCCTGCATTACCGGTCGGACATGATGCTCAACGGCAGCATTCTGGTGGCACTGGTGCTGGCCGAGTTCGGCTGGAATCAACTGGATGCCTGGTTTGGCCTGGGGATTGCCGGGTACATCCTCTGGAGTGCGGTGCAGATCGCCCGGGAAAGTTTTGCGGTGCTGATGGATGAAGAGCTGCCGACGGATGTCAGCCAGCACATGCTTGAACTGGCTTGCGGGGTACCGGGTGTTTTGGGAGCGCATGACCTGCGCACGCGGATTTCCGGCAATCACTGGTTTGTGCAACTGCACCTGGAACTGCCGGGAGAGCTGACCCTGTCAGTCGCCCACGGCATCAGCGATCAAGCCGCCGATGCGATTCACGCCGCTTACCCGCGAGCCGAAGTGCTGGTGCACGCCGACCCGCAGGAAGTGGTAATAGCCGCGAAGGCTTAG
- a CDS encoding DUF6515 family protein yields MKSHIWRLAGVGLLCVSVTAQSLADEPQNHGPDNVPHGRDHERNDQGHGGNNQPRPQNTPQQNNQPHPQNVPQQNQPRPQNNEVIRGENSRQFEHNGQNQNGGQWQNRQPQNVQGRPAPPPANNLPIQGRPDTVRQTQEPQRGYNQDIPRRNDNNQHWQAGNQGSHPNDHRWEGRPDGHGNGWGPGPQYRPGHMIDRFPDRNFRVPYRGQDYFFSGGYWYRPQGPRYVVVQPPRGIRVHYMPDYAREVWIGGALLFLAAGSYYAYEESTQDYVVVEPPVGAPEPQPQPASSGIDVTAYPANGQSPQQVAQDGYECAQYAVQQSRFNPQTATYQPDPAVVQAYRQAEGNCLSSRGYQVSF; encoded by the coding sequence ATGAAGTCGCACATCTGGCGTTTGGCCGGTGTTGGTTTGCTGTGTGTAAGTGTCACTGCGCAATCGCTCGCCGATGAGCCGCAAAATCATGGTCCCGATAACGTACCGCACGGGCGGGACCATGAGCGAAATGACCAGGGCCATGGCGGCAACAACCAGCCACGCCCGCAGAACACCCCGCAACAGAATAATCAGCCGCATCCGCAAAACGTTCCGCAGCAGAATCAGCCGCGGCCGCAGAACAACGAAGTCATTCGGGGTGAGAACAGCCGACAGTTCGAACACAACGGGCAGAACCAGAACGGCGGCCAATGGCAAAACCGCCAGCCTCAAAACGTACAGGGTCGACCGGCGCCACCACCGGCCAATAACTTGCCGATCCAGGGCCGGCCAGACACCGTGCGCCAGACCCAGGAACCCCAGCGTGGTTACAATCAGGACATCCCGCGACGCAACGATAACAACCAGCACTGGCAGGCCGGCAATCAGGGCTCACATCCCAATGATCATCGTTGGGAAGGTCGCCCGGATGGGCACGGTAATGGTTGGGGCCCAGGACCGCAGTATCGTCCTGGTCATATGATCGACCGCTTCCCGGATCGTAACTTCCGCGTGCCTTACCGTGGCCAGGATTACTTCTTCTCTGGCGGCTACTGGTATCGCCCGCAAGGTCCGCGTTATGTGGTGGTGCAGCCGCCTCGCGGGATTCGTGTGCACTACATGCCCGATTACGCCCGTGAAGTCTGGATCGGCGGGGCGCTGCTGTTCCTCGCGGCTGGTTCTTACTATGCCTACGAAGAAAGTACCCAGGATTATGTCGTGGTCGAACCGCCCGTTGGCGCGCCGGAGCCGCAACCGCAACCGGCCAGCAGTGGCATTGACGTGACGGCTTATCCCGCCAACGGCCAGTCGCCGCAACAGGTCGCTCAGGACGGTTACGAGTGCGCTCAGTACGCAGTGCAGCAGAGTCGTTTCAACCCTCAGACCGCCACCTACCAACCCGACCCGGCGGTGGTGCAAGCCTACCGCCAGGCTGAGGGCAACTGCTTGAGCAGTCGCGGTTATCAGGTGAGCTTCTAA
- a CDS encoding Lrp/AsnC family transcriptional regulator, whose translation MSKLDRYDLSILAELQRDARISNQELAERIGLSPSPCSRRVKQLEDDGYISRQVALLDRKMLGLSLTAYVLIGMDRHTPERFENFEAAIRTLPQVLECSLVTGMDADYQLKVVVPDMDHYQKLLLGHLTRIEGVTSVRSSFVLNQVLNSTELPLTHLRS comes from the coding sequence ATGAGCAAACTCGACCGATACGACCTGAGCATTTTGGCGGAACTGCAGCGTGACGCGCGCATCTCCAACCAGGAACTGGCCGAACGCATCGGCCTGTCGCCTTCACCGTGCTCGCGCCGGGTCAAACAGCTGGAAGACGACGGCTACATCTCCCGCCAGGTCGCCTTGCTGGACCGCAAGATGCTCGGCTTGAGTCTGACGGCCTATGTGTTGATCGGCATGGACCGCCACACGCCCGAGCGTTTTGAAAATTTCGAAGCGGCGATTCGAACGCTGCCGCAGGTGCTGGAATGCAGCCTGGTGACCGGGATGGATGCCGACTATCAGCTTAAGGTGGTGGTGCCGGACATGGACCACTATCAGAAACTGCTGCTGGGGCATTTGACCCGGATTGAAGGCGTGACCAGTGTGCGGTCGAGTTTTGTGTTGAACCAGGTGTTGAACAGTACCGAGTTGCCGTTGACTCATTTGCGCAGCTGA
- a CDS encoding DUF2788 domain-containing protein has translation MDPAVFEEWMMTGLVTILIIFMGFIVWDLAKKSKAGKFGTFILFFVLGLGILAFIIKSVVIAYIESSS, from the coding sequence ATGGATCCTGCAGTATTCGAAGAGTGGATGATGACCGGACTGGTCACCATTCTGATCATTTTCATGGGTTTCATCGTCTGGGATCTGGCGAAAAAATCCAAGGCCGGCAAATTCGGCACCTTCATTCTGTTCTTCGTGCTGGGCCTGGGGATTCTCGCGTTCATCATCAAAAGCGTGGTCATCGCCTACATCGAAAGCTCGTCATAA